ATTCAAACTGATCAACACCGAGCCACGATCCATACGCGCCACGACACCGCCAAGCCGGAATGAAAGTCCGTCGATCGCCAGTTCGACAGGCTCGCCGATCATTGCGTCCGGCAGTTCGCACTCAATCGACACCGCCCCCAACGACACATCACGAACTTCAATGCGCCTCGTCTCGCCGCGACGCGCCAGCGTGCCGGCCCGCTGGAAGACAACACGCGACCCGGCCCGGCGGTCGACATCTGTCGTCGAGGTACGGATGACACGAATAAGCGTCGTGCGCAGCTCGGTTACATTCTCCGCGATTGCCGCCGATCCGTCGTGTATTTCCGATGCCCGCCGTCCGGTTTCCACCGCTTCTGCCGAGACCGATGCAATCTGGGATGCGACCTCGCGGGCAGCGTGCGAGGTCTCTTCGACCGTCCGCGAGATATCGGCCGTGACCATGTTTTGCTCTTCGACCGCGACGGAGATCGCAGCCGACACGGATTCGACGCTGCGGATCATCTCGCCAATGGTGGTCATGGATGCAACCGAGGCATGCGTCGCCTCCTGGATCTCCGCGATCTGCTGAGCAATCTCACTCGTTGCCTTCGCCGTCTGTTCGGCGAGCGACTTCACTTCAGCCGCAACGACCGCGAAACCGCGGCCGGCAGTTCCGGCACGCGCGGCCTCGATCGTGGCGTTCAATGCCAGGAGGTTTGTCTGGCCGGCAATTTCGCTGATCAGGCTCGTTACCGTTCCCACTTTCGAGGCAGCTTCCGACAGCTTGGCGATCGTGGCCTGGGCTTGCGTCGATGCCGTCACGGCCTCCAGCGTCAACGAACGCGATGTCCCCACCTGATCGGCGATCCGCGAGATCGATGCGGCGAGCTGTGAGGATGCCTTTGCGACGGTCTGCGCGTTGGTGAGCGCCTCTTCGGCTGCGGCCGCGACACTGCTGCTGTTCCTCTCCAGCGTGAGCGCCGTATCCTTCATCATCGACGCGTTTCTGGCCATCCGATCCGTACCGGACGCAACCTCGCCGACAGCGGCTTTGGTGGCATTCTCGACGTTCTCGGCCATCTTCCGCAGCGCCGATGCCCTGGCTTCCTCGGCCGCGCGCCGCCTCTCTTCGTCCTGCTTCGCCTCGTCGCGCACCTTTTCGGCAGCCTTGATCCTGAACCGTTCGATCGAGCGGGCCATGTCGCCCAGCTCGTCGCGCCGCTCGAGTCCCGGGAGCACCATGTCGAAATCCCCCCTACTCAAACGGTTGAGGGCGCCCGTCATGGTGGCAAGGGACGCGGATACCCGCCGGGCAAGCAGCAGGGTTGTCAGTCCAACGGACAGCACGATCGCCGCAGCGACCATGATGACGCTTCTGGCCTGCTCCCAGAGCTGGGCCTGAAGATCGTCGATGTACACGCCCGTTCCGATCACCCAATTCCACGGTCGAAAGCCTGCGACAAACGACAGCTTCGGCTGCGGCGCATCCAGCCCCGGCTTTGGCCATTGATAGTCGACAAACCCCTCGCCTTGCCGTTTCACGATCTCGGCAAATTCGACAAACAGCCGCTTGCCTGTCGGATCCTTGATGTCACGCAAATCCGTGCCGTCGAGCTCCGGCTTGATCGGATGCTTGATCATCGTGGGTCCTAGATCGTTTATCCAGAAATAGTCTCCGTTCCCGAACCGTAGCGCGCCGATCCTGGCCGCTGCATTGCGGCGAGCAGTTTCGTCGGCAACTCCCCTGCCCGCGACAGCAGCGTGCTCCTCCTGCGCGATGTTCAGAGCCAATTGAATAAGGTGCCTCAGCTCGCTCTGCCGCTGGCCGCGCAAGGCGTCTGCGAGAGAGCTCGTCTGCACAACGGCAAGGCCGGTAAGTCCGCAAAGGCTGAGCCCGATGATTGCGTAGATGCGCTGCGCCAGAGAGATTCTGAGTTTCATTTTCTTGTCACCAGCCAAAGGCCCGTCCGAACTGATGAGGACTATTGAGCCGCACTACTTAGTTCACGTAAAGCGCACTATCGGAATTCAGCAACGGACCGATAATTTATTGATTGGACACGGCAAGAAGCCGCATCCAAATCCGGGCTATCACCAACCGGACGACGGATGACCGGTCGGCGGCCGGTGACAAGCGTTGGTCGGGAGCGGTATCGAACCGACCTCGATCATCAAGCAGTGTTCCTGCGCGACGGCAAACTGCTTGAGCAGTTGATCATGCTGCTGCTTCAGCGTCGCACGGGCACATCCCGCCGGGCACGCAGCGACGAGTTCGCCGACCTGAACGATCTGCAGCTCGAGCATCCGCATGATCTTTTGGATGGAGTGGTAAGCGTCCATGGCTGGCCGCCTCTCCCAATGCTGCTGCTGGCTTGATCCCGGAAAGCGTACAACTTTTCCCACTACCATCTCCAATCCAACGATGGGGGAAGAATGCATTCTGGCATCCCCTCCCTTGAACCAGACATTTTGTCTGGAAGCAGAAAGTCCGCATTGATCCAGGTCAAAACGAACGTCCCGTTGCAGATGAGCTAGATCAAAGGAGCAGCTGCGGTGTCATGCACTGATGCACAGCGTCCCGGTCTCACCGGGCCGCGACATCAAGAACGCCAATACGAGGAAACGCACGCTATTACCGGAGCAGTGGATCCGAGGGAGGGATCGATGGAAGAGATCACGCATTTCATTGCAGTGCCATATGACCGGGCCGACCGTGAGCTCGTTTCAGGTCAGCAGATCAAATGCGCTAACCCCAGTTCGGCGATAGAGCACGCCAAGCACTTGTGGAAGACATTCGGTCATGCCGGGGCTGCCGCGATTGTCCGTACCGGCCATCCAGAAACCAGAACCATGGTGCTGAGGACCTACGGCATGGTGCCACACGACCTGGAGCAGGAGCCTCGGCGGGTCGCGAGCTGACACGGACGACTTGTTCGCGCGAAACACGTCCGCATGACGAGGTTTCGCCGCCGGCGGTATCCCGTCAAGTCGAATTGACCTGACGCAAGGTTCGCACACGCTGGATCCTGCATTTTCCATGGAAAGAAAGGGCAGACATGCGCTCGGATCTCGCACGACAATACGGACAGGATCGGCTTCCCCGCTATACGAGCTATCCGACTGCGCCGCACTTCGGCCCCGCGATCGGTGTTGCAGATTATCGGAGATGGCTCAGATCCATTCCCACACGGCGCCCCGCCTCGATCTACCTGCATGTACCTTTCTGCCGATCCATGTGCTGGTACTGCGGCTGCCACACCTCGGTGATGAGGCGAGACGAACCAATTGCCCTTTACACCTCTGGCTTGCGCACCGAGGCGCATCTTGTCGCCGAAACCATCGGCCAGCGCCTCCCGGTCTCACACATCCACTTCGGCGGCGGTACGCCGACGATCATGGCGCCGGAGGCGTTCGCCGACCTCGTCGGCGCGCTGCGCTATTCCTACTTCGTGCTGCCTGATGCTGAGATCGCGGTCGAGATCGATCCGCGCACCCTCACGGAGCCGATGGCCGAGGCTCTCGGCTTCAGCGGCGTCAACCGCACAAGCCTCGGCGTACAGAGCTTCGATCCCGATGTCCAACGCGCCATCAACCGCATGCAGAGTTTCGAGCAGACGGCAACATGCGTCGAACGTTTGCGGCGGGCCGGCATCGACAAGCTCAACTTCGATCTCCTCTATGGGCTGCCGCTCCAGACCGTGGATTCGTGCCTGGATACGGTCGCCAAATGCATCGAGCTCCGTCCCGACCGCTTCTCGGTGTTCGGCTACGCGCACATTCCGTCGTTCAAGAAGCACCAGCGTGCGATCGATGAAAGCATGCTTCCCGGCAGCGCAGACCGCCATCTGCAATCGGAAGCGATTGCAGATGCCCTCGTCGGCGCCGGCTACGTGCGCATCGGCTTCGATCACTTCGCTCTGCCGGAGGATGGTCTCGCGGTGGCGAAACAGGACGGCCGGCTGCGCCGGAACTTCCAGGGTTACACGGACGATTGCGCGGAAACGCTGATTGGCCTCGGCGCCAGCGCCATCGGACGCACGCCGCATGGGTTCGTGCAGAACGCCGTCGCGATCCGCGATTATCTGGCCTGCGTCGCCGAAGACCGACTCGCAATCGTGAAGGGCTATGCATTCACCGATGACGACCGCTTCAGAGCCGACATCATCGAGCGGGTCATGTGCGACATGGCTGTCGACCTCTCGCAAATCGCCCTGTCTCACGGCCGGGATCCGCAGACCGCGATCGTCGATCGACGACGGCTCGAGAGCTTGATCGCAGACGGCGCGATAACCGTGGACGACGGCCGGGTCTTCGTAAGCCACGGAGCGGAATTCCTGGTTCGCAGCGTCGCCGCCGCATTCGACGCCCACCTCGCGCGTTCGGTAGCAACTCACAGCCGGGCTGTCTGACCACGCTCCAGGACGATCGACAGATTTCCGGCGAAGAAGTTGCGCTGGCTCAGATCGCGGCGAAGCGTGACATGCTTGAAGACCTCACTGGCACGAGCAGCTCATTCTCCCTGGAGGTTGTCTCGATACTCAATGCCCGGCCGCTTCGGCCGGCTCTTTTTTGCCTCCGCGCGAGTTGGCGCAAGAGCGGCGCCGGAGCCATCGGGAAGCAATGTTTCCCGCAACCATGTAGCTGCTACGGCCGAACGTGGGTACACCCTCTGCGGGTCTGGCGGCCGATGGGTGACGGCTTCGCGGTACCCTTATGTCCTGCTCTTCGCCCGAGCTCCGCTCCGTGTTGTGGCGTGAGAAGCGCGTGCAGCTCGTATCCCCAGGGCTTCGCGAACATCATCGTCTTCAACAACATCCAGGAACCATCGGCGATCGGCGGAATCTTCGCAACGGACATTCGCGGTGTCCTCGTGGCGTGACGCTGGCTGCACGATAGGGAGTTTCACCGGGTGGGTCATGGCAACGCTCGTCAGAATGAGAGAACACCTGCCAACATCTGCAATGACCCGCACCGGTGCATTGAGCATCGTCAATTCGCAGGCATGACACGACGTGCCCTTCCGGGAAGTGGCCGCGACCGGGGTCTCGCAGTATCAGGTTCCACTTCGAGGCAATCTAGCCCGGTGGCGCGGATTGACACGCATGTTTGCGCTGGCTCAAGCCATTCCGGTCATATTGGCCCTCTAACATGGAACCGATGGACGCGTTCGAGATCATCCCTGAATCCTGCTTCGGGAGAACGACATGCAATTGACGACGACTTCAAACGAACAAGCACGTACGGATCATCTCGAGTTGCTCGATCGCTACTGGCGAGCCGCCAACTACCTTTCCGTTGGTCAGATCTACCTGCTCGCGAACCCGCTCCTGAGAGAACCGCTGAAGCCCGAGCACATCAAGCCTCGGCTGCTTGGGCATTGGGGCACCACGCCGGGCCTCAACTTCATCTATGCGCACCTCAATCGTGTGATCCGCACCTCCGATCTCGACGTCATCTACATCTGCGGCCCCGGCCATGGCGGCCCCGGCATGGTCGCCAACACCTATCTCGAGGGCACCTACACGGAAATCTATCCCGAGGTGACGCGCGACGCTGAAGGCTTGCGAAAGCTGTTCCGCCAGTTTTCCTTCCCCGGCGGCATTCCGAGCCATGCGGCGCCGGAAACGCCCGGGTCGATCCACGAAGGCGGCGAGCTCGGCTATGCACTCGTCCACGCTTACGGCGCGGCGCTCGACAATCCCGACCTGGTTGTCGCTTGCGTGGTCGGCGACGGCGAGGCTGAGACCGGCCCGCTGGCCGCGTCCTGGCATTCCAACAAGTTCCTCAATCCGGCGCATGACGGCGCGGTGCTGCCGATCCTCCACCTCAACGGCTACAAGATCGCCAATCCAACGGTGCTGGGCCGGATGACGGACGAGGAAGTCCGCCATCTCTTCGCAGGCTATGGCTACGAGGCCTTGTTTGTCGAAGGCGACGATCCGCGCACGATGCACCGGCTGATGGCCGACACGCTCGACACCGCGCTCGCGAGTATCCGCTCCATCCAGCAAGGCGCGCGCCAGCAGGCGTCGGGTTTCAAGCGACCGGTATGGCCGGTGATCGTGCTGCGAAGCCCGAAGGGATGGACCGGACCGAAAGAAGTGGACGGATTGAAGGTCGAGGGATTCTGGCGGGCCCACCAGGTGCCGATCGCCAATCCGCGTGGAATTCCCGAACACTTGAAACTGCTCGAACACTGGATGAAGAGCTACGAGCCCGACAAATTATTCGACGCCGACGGGCGGCTTGTAGCGGAGTTGCAGCAACTCGCGCCGCGGGGCGATCGCCGGATGGGAGCCAATCCGCACGCCAATGGCGGGCTGCTCAAGCGCGAGCTCAAACTGCCGGATTTCCGCGCCTATGCCGTCGACATCCCTCGTCCCGGCGGTGTCGTCGCCGAAGCCACCCGCGAGCTCGGCAAGTTCTTGCGCGAGGTCGTCAAGCTCAACGCAGTCGCGCGCAATTTCCGCATCATGGGGCCAGACGAGACCGCATCCAACCGGCTCGACGCGGTGTTCGAGGTCACCGACCGGGTCTGGATGGAAGGCATCGAGCCCTACGACGTCCACCTCGCCCGTGACGGCCGCGTAATGGAGGTATTGAGCGAGCACCTTTGCCAGGGCTGGCTCGAAGGCTATCTGCTCACCGGCCGCCACGGCTTCTTCTCCTGCTACGAAGCCTTCATCCACATCGTGGATTCGATGTTCAACCAGCACGCCAAATGGCTGAAGGTCTCGCGCGCGCTGCCATGGCGGCGCCCGATCGCCTCGCTGAACTATCTCCTCACCTCGCATGTCTGGCGCCAGGATCACAACGGTTTCAGCCATCAGGATCCCGGCTTCGTCGATCTCGTCATCAACAAGAAAGCCGACATCGTGCGCGTCTACTTCCCGCCAGATGCCAATACTCTGCTTTGGGTGGCCGATCACTGCCTACGCACCTATGACCGCATCAATGTAATCGTCGCCGGCAAGCAGCCTGCTCCGCAATGGCTGCCGATGCGCGAGGCGATCACCCATTGCGAGGCGGGCATCGGGATCTGGAAGTGGGCCGGCACCGAGGCGCCGAATGGCGAGCCCGACGTGGTGATGGCCTGCGCCGGCGACGTTCCGACACTGGAAACGCTCGCCGCTGTCGATCTCTTGCGTGAGGCGTTGCCGGATCTCAAAATCCGCGTGGTCAATGTCGTTGACCTGATGACGCTGCAGCCAAGGGAGCAGCACCCTCACGGCCTGTCCGACCGCGACTTCGACAGCCTGTTCACGCGGGACAAACCGGTGATTTTCGCCTATCACGGCTATCCCTATCTGATCCATCGCCTGACCTACAACCGCACCAACCATGCCGGCCTGCATGTGCGTGGTTTCGCCGAGGAGGGCACCACCACGACGCCGTTCGACATGGTCGTCCTAAATCAGCTTGATCGTTTCCATCTCGCGGTCGAAGCGATCGAGCGCGTGCCGGGCCTCGACATCGCTGCCGCTCACATCAAGCAACAATTCCGAGACAAGCTCATCGAGCACTCTCGCTACGTGCGCGAGCACGGCGAGGACATGCCGGAAATCCGCGACTGGGCTTGGCGCGACCGCGCAGATGGCGTCAAATCGCTCTGAGCGGGGAAGCCGCCAATGTCGGACAATGTCCTGGTGCTCAACGCCGGTTCTTCCAGCATCAAGTTCGGCCTGTTCGACATCGGACCGGCCGAGCCGGAGCTGAGATGCAAGGGCGTGCTCGACGAACAGGAGAAGGCGCCGCGCATCGTGGTGACCGACCCATCGGGCAAGCAGCTGTTCGAGAAACGCCGCTCCTGCGACGAAACGACCGATCACGGTCTGCTCGCCGATATCTTCAGCTGGGTCGACGATTATCTCGAGGCCGACCCGCTCGTCGCGGTTGGCCATCGTGTCGTCCACGGCGGACGGGACTTTTCCAGCCCCATCGCGCTTGATGAACGAACCATCACGGCGCTCGACGCGCTGACGCCGCTGGCGCCGCTGCATCAGCCACGCTGTCTCGCCCCGGTCCGGGCAGTGCAATCGCTGCGGCCCGGACTAGCGCAAATCGCCTGCTTTGACACCGCCTTTCATCACGGCCTGACGCCGCCTGCCAGCCGGTTCGCCATTCCCCGGAGCCTTGAAGAGCGCGGTATCCGCCGCTACGGATTCCACGGACTTTCCTTCGAATATGTCGCAGACCGCCTCACAACGCTCGCCCCGACGCAGACACGTATGGTGATCGCGCATCTCGGCAACGGCGCCAGCCTCTGCGCCCTGCAGAACGGCAAGAGCGCCGACACCACAATGGGTCTGACTCCACTCGACGGCCTTGTGATGGGGACGCGCTGTGGGACGATTGATCCTGGGATTCTGCTTTATCTGATGCAGGAAGAGAAGATGACGGTCGACGAGGTGCAGCACCTGTTGTACGACGGTTCGGGCCTGCTCGGTGTCTCCGGCGTGTCAGCCGACATGCGCACCCTGCTGACAAGCCGCGAGCCTGCCGCGCGCGAAGCCATCGAGCTCTTCACTTTCCGCGTTGCCGCTGAAGTCGCCGTGATGGCGAACACGATGGCCGGCCTCGACGGCTTGATATTCACCGGCGGCATCGGCGAGCATGCCGCCGAAATCAGGCAGCAAATCTGCGACCGGCTTGCCTGGCTCGGTGTCCGGCTCGATCCGGCGGCAAATGCGAAGGGGGCGGCGCGCATTGCAGCTCCAGGCAGCCTGGTGGACGTG
The window above is part of the Bradyrhizobium sp. PSBB068 genome. Proteins encoded here:
- a CDS encoding cache domain-containing protein produces the protein MKLRISLAQRIYAIIGLSLCGLTGLAVVQTSSLADALRGQRQSELRHLIQLALNIAQEEHAAVAGRGVADETARRNAAARIGALRFGNGDYFWINDLGPTMIKHPIKPELDGTDLRDIKDPTGKRLFVEFAEIVKRQGEGFVDYQWPKPGLDAPQPKLSFVAGFRPWNWVIGTGVYIDDLQAQLWEQARSVIMVAAAIVLSVGLTTLLLARRVSASLATMTGALNRLSRGDFDMVLPGLERRDELGDMARSIERFRIKAAEKVRDEAKQDEERRRAAEEARASALRKMAENVENATKAAVGEVASGTDRMARNASMMKDTALTLERNSSSVAAAAEEALTNAQTVAKASSQLAASISRIADQVGTSRSLTLEAVTASTQAQATIAKLSEAASKVGTVTSLISEIAGQTNLLALNATIEAARAGTAGRGFAVVAAEVKSLAEQTAKATSEIAQQIAEIQEATHASVASMTTIGEMIRSVESVSAAISVAVEEQNMVTADISRTVEETSHAAREVASQIASVSAEAVETGRRASEIHDGSAAIAENVTELRTTLIRVIRTSTTDVDRRAGSRVVFQRAGTLARRGETRRIEVRDVSLGAVSIECELPDAMIGEPVELAIDGLSFRLGGVVARMDRGSVLISLNLTAEIEQELTAILAAERARPAAA
- the hemN gene encoding oxygen-independent coproporphyrinogen III oxidase; protein product: MRSDLARQYGQDRLPRYTSYPTAPHFGPAIGVADYRRWLRSIPTRRPASIYLHVPFCRSMCWYCGCHTSVMRRDEPIALYTSGLRTEAHLVAETIGQRLPVSHIHFGGGTPTIMAPEAFADLVGALRYSYFVLPDAEIAVEIDPRTLTEPMAEALGFSGVNRTSLGVQSFDPDVQRAINRMQSFEQTATCVERLRRAGIDKLNFDLLYGLPLQTVDSCLDTVAKCIELRPDRFSVFGYAHIPSFKKHQRAIDESMLPGSADRHLQSEAIADALVGAGYVRIGFDHFALPEDGLAVAKQDGRLRRNFQGYTDDCAETLIGLGASAIGRTPHGFVQNAVAIRDYLACVAEDRLAIVKGYAFTDDDRFRADIIERVMCDMAVDLSQIALSHGRDPQTAIVDRRRLESLIADGAITVDDGRVFVSHGAEFLVRSVAAAFDAHLARSVATHSRAV
- a CDS encoding phosphoketolase family protein encodes the protein MQLTTTSNEQARTDHLELLDRYWRAANYLSVGQIYLLANPLLREPLKPEHIKPRLLGHWGTTPGLNFIYAHLNRVIRTSDLDVIYICGPGHGGPGMVANTYLEGTYTEIYPEVTRDAEGLRKLFRQFSFPGGIPSHAAPETPGSIHEGGELGYALVHAYGAALDNPDLVVACVVGDGEAETGPLAASWHSNKFLNPAHDGAVLPILHLNGYKIANPTVLGRMTDEEVRHLFAGYGYEALFVEGDDPRTMHRLMADTLDTALASIRSIQQGARQQASGFKRPVWPVIVLRSPKGWTGPKEVDGLKVEGFWRAHQVPIANPRGIPEHLKLLEHWMKSYEPDKLFDADGRLVAELQQLAPRGDRRMGANPHANGGLLKRELKLPDFRAYAVDIPRPGGVVAEATRELGKFLREVVKLNAVARNFRIMGPDETASNRLDAVFEVTDRVWMEGIEPYDVHLARDGRVMEVLSEHLCQGWLEGYLLTGRHGFFSCYEAFIHIVDSMFNQHAKWLKVSRALPWRRPIASLNYLLTSHVWRQDHNGFSHQDPGFVDLVINKKADIVRVYFPPDANTLLWVADHCLRTYDRINVIVAGKQPAPQWLPMREAITHCEAGIGIWKWAGTEAPNGEPDVVMACAGDVPTLETLAAVDLLREALPDLKIRVVNVVDLMTLQPREQHPHGLSDRDFDSLFTRDKPVIFAYHGYPYLIHRLTYNRTNHAGLHVRGFAEEGTTTTPFDMVVLNQLDRFHLAVEAIERVPGLDIAAAHIKQQFRDKLIEHSRYVREHGEDMPEIRDWAWRDRADGVKSL
- a CDS encoding acetate/propionate family kinase; its protein translation is MSDNVLVLNAGSSSIKFGLFDIGPAEPELRCKGVLDEQEKAPRIVVTDPSGKQLFEKRRSCDETTDHGLLADIFSWVDDYLEADPLVAVGHRVVHGGRDFSSPIALDERTITALDALTPLAPLHQPRCLAPVRAVQSLRPGLAQIACFDTAFHHGLTPPASRFAIPRSLEERGIRRYGFHGLSFEYVADRLTTLAPTQTRMVIAHLGNGASLCALQNGKSADTTMGLTPLDGLVMGTRCGTIDPGILLYLMQEEKMTVDEVQHLLYDGSGLLGVSGVSADMRTLLTSREPAAREAIELFTFRVAAEVAVMANTMAGLDGLIFTGGIGEHAAEIRQQICDRLAWLGVRLDPAANAKGAARIAAPGSLVDVLVVPTNEEMSIARHCRRLLVAGP